A segment of the Candidatus Andeanibacterium colombiense genome:
AGGCCAAGGCGGTCGGCTACGACGCGAAGATCATGCGCCAGATCGTGCGCCTGCGGAAGATGAAGCCCGACGACCGCGCCGAGATGGAAGCGATCCTCGACGTCTACAAGGCCGCGCTCGGGATCGGCTGATCCGCCTTGACGAAGCGGGCCTGACTCGCGCATTTCCCCCGCGAAGGGGACCGGCGTGCAACAACCCAATAGTGTTCTGCGGATCGGCGCATGGCTGATGCTGTTCGCGCGCGGCGCGACATGGATCGGGCTACTCGCCTATTTCGCGCTGTTCGCCGGGGCGAGCCGGGGGCTGTCGGTGCTGGTCGCCGATCCGGCGCTTGCCTACCGGATCGCCGGGCCGTTCACCTTCCTCGCCGCATCGCTGCTGCAATATGCATTATGGGCGCTGATCGCGCTGTTCCTCGCCCGCGCGCTCGGCGGAGAGATGTCGAGCGGCACTGCGGCGGGGCTGTGGGCGGCGCTGGCGCTTGCCTATTTCGTGTTCGGGATCGTGCCGCCGGGGCTCGCGCAGGAGTTCATCGGCCGCGCGCTGGAGGGCGATCTGCAGATGGCGCTTCCGGCCGCGACCGGACTCAATCTGTTCTGGAGCAGCCTGTTCTTCCCGCTGCTGGTATGGATGGCGGCGGCGGGGCATAGCGGCCGGACGATCGGGTTCAAGGCGATCTTCGGCTATCTTACCGGGCCCGGCTTCGGCCTGTGGGGATTGTATATCGTCCTGCTGCTCGCATCGCTGCTGCTCGACCTGGCGGTGAACCGGGTGCTCGGGGGCGAGGCGACGGTGGCCTTCGGGCTGCTGCTCCAGCAGGCGGTTGCCGCGCTGCGGACCTTGGGGACGGTGCTGTTCGCGATCTCCGCCTACCGCGAGGTTGCCGCCGCAAGCGAAGGCTGAAGCCTCAGCCGAAAATCGGCGCCAGCAGCACCACCACGCCATTCGAACAGATATGCGCGAGGATCGAGCCGGGCAGGCCGATCTTCATGCGGATATAGCCGAGCACCGTGCCGATCCACAATTGCGGCAGGACCAGCGGTACCGCGAGCAGCGACCAGGTCGAATAATTGCTCAGGTGCAGCAGGCCGAAGCCGGCGATCACCAGATAGAACACCGCCGGGAAGGCGCGGGCGTACCAGCGCGGCGCGGCGCTTTTCTTGCGCAGCCAGACCCAGCCGGCGATCGCCGCCAGCAGGATCGCGAGGAAGCCGATCCCGACCACCAGCGGGGTCGTGAGCTTGAACGCGCTCGCGCTCATCAGGCCGATCACCGCCAGTGTGCACAGGAACAGCCACAGCGCCCGCGGCCTGCCGGTCAGCCAGCCGCGGAAGAACAATTCCTCCAGCACCGGCG
Coding sequences within it:
- a CDS encoding DUF2312 domain-containing protein, whose product is MAETTDDRLRLLIERVERLEEEKKGIADDIRDVYAEAKAVGYDAKIMRQIVRLRKMKPDDRAEMEAILDVYKAALGIG
- a CDS encoding CPBP family glutamic-type intramembrane protease, giving the protein MTETIRTQDVLRGFAAFLRRPELIVPIGLRGKSAWRQWAILFAMQFGVLIAVVLPLVAVWQKIFALAGPDAFEQLPKGWLVPLTVAIAPVLEELFFRGWLTGRPRALWLFLCTLAVIGLMSASAFKLTTPLVVGIGFLAILLAAIAGWVWLRKKSAAPRWYARAFPAVFYLVIAGFGLLHLSNYSTWSLLAVPLVLPQLWIGTVLGYIRMKIGLPGSILAHICSNGVVVLLAPIFG